The Microbacterium sp. SORGH_AS_0428 genome contains the following window.
TCGATCGCCATGGTCACGGCGCCTCCCCATTCGGCGCCGACACCGAGCCCCTGAGCGAGACGCAGCACGACGAGGAGGATGGGGGCGGCGATGCCGATTGCCTCGAAGTTGGGCACGAGGCCGATCAGGACCGTGGCCCCGCCCATCACGAAGAGGGAGAGCACCAGCATCCGCTTACGTCCGATGCGATCCCCGAAGTGTCCGGCGAGGATCCCGCCCAGCGGTCGGGCGACGAAGCCGAAGGCGAAGGTCACGAAGGCGCCGAGCTGGCTCGCGGCAGGATCGTCCGACGGGAAGAACTGCGGACCGAACACCAGTGCGGCACAGGCGGCGTAGAGGAAGAAGTCGTACCACTCGATGGTGGTGCCGAGGAAGGTCGCGCCGATCACCCGCCGCGACTCACGGGCCATTCCCGGGTCGACGGCGGCCGGGGCGGCCGAGTCGTTCTGTGTCATGAGCGGTCCTCCTTGACCGTCGCGGATGGATAGGGACGTCAGTGCACGATGCGCATGGTGCCGGTCGGAGCATCGACGCCGCCGACCAGCGCCTGCAGCCCGGCCTTGAGCCGCGGCAGGTCGACCTTGCCGTGGGGGCTGCGCTCGAGGGTGTCGCGGATCACGAGGTGCCGCGGCTTCTTGTACCCGGCGAGGCGGGCGTCCAGATGCGTGCGCAGGGCGTCGCCGTCGATCACCGCCCCGTCGGCGGGAACGACGACGGCAGTCACCACTTCGCCGTAGCGCGGGTCCGGCATCCCGAACACGACGGCGTCGCCGATGGCGGGGAAGGCGAGCAGGGCCTCCTCCACCTCCGCGGGGTAGACCTTCTCGCCGCCGGTGTTCACGACGGAGCTTCCCCGGCCGAGCAGTTCGACGGTCCCGTCACCGTGTGCGAGAGCCCAGTCGCCGGGCATGACGTGGCGCACACCGTCGATGACCGGGAAGGTCGCTCGCGTCTTCTCCTCGTCGCGGAAGTAACCCTTCGGCAGCGTGCCGCGGAACGCCAGGATGCCGCGTCCACCGTCGAGGTGCTGCACCTGCTGCAGGTCCTCATCGAGCACGACCGCGCCGGGCAGCAGGCGCAGCTCGCCCGGAAGGTCGTCGGCGGATGCGGTGACGTTGACGGCGTAAGGGCCGCCCTCCGTCGAGGCGAGCAGATCGGTGATGACGATGTCGCCACTCTCGTGGAACCGGCGTTTCACCTGGGTGCTGAAGCGCATTCCGGAGCTGATGATGGAACGGACCTCGCCGAAGCCCGAGACGCCCGCACGTTCGAGCGCGTCGACGAGCGGCAGCCCGATGGCGTCGCCGGCGATGATGAGGCGCGTAGCCCGTTCGTCGAGGGCGAAGCGCACCGCGGCGTCGGCGTCGAACCGCGCCGACGGCAGGATGAGCACCGTGCCGCCGAGCACGAGGGTGTTCATCGATGTGAACAGCGCTGTGCCGTGCAGGAACGGCGCGAGCGGAAGCGTGCGGGTGACCGGCGGGTCGGCGGCGACGGCGACGACCTCGGCCATGGAAGCCGGCACCTCGAGCCCCGCCGTGCCGTAGATGGAGTAGAGCTGCACCGAGAGGATGTCCTCGGCGGCCCAGACCACGGCCTTGGGCTTGCCCGTCGTGCCGCCGGTGTACAGGCGGAGCTCCGCCCCATCCGGCGGTGTCGGGAGAAGCTCGTGCGGCGCGGCGACCGCATCCGTCCACGTCGTGCCGGCCGCGGGCACGGGACTCGGTCCGTCGTCGATCACGATGAGCTGCGGCGCATGCTCCCACCCCTCGAGCGCATCGTGCACGACATCCGCGAGCGACGTGGGGTACACGAGCACCCTCGCGCCGGAGTCCTCGAGCAGCGCGCGCACCTCGACCGCGCGATACCGGTAGTTCAAGGGGACGGGCGCGATCGCGCTGGCGAAGCAGGCGAAGAGGGTCACGAGGTACTCGGGACGGTTGTAGAGGAGGATCGCGACCGAGTCGCCCGGACGGAGCCCGGCCTGCGCGAGGTGGCCCGAGAGCGCGCCGGCGTCGCGCGCGAATCGCTCGTAGGTCATCGTCCCGGTAGGCGTGACGATCGCTGGCCGGTCGCCGAATGCGCGCGCGACCTCTTGCCACACGTCGCTGTAGTGGCCTCTCATCCGAACCCCTTCGTCCGATGTCTCCCGCAGCGGCGCGTCAGCGGTAGTAGCGCAGCACCAGCTCCGCCACGCATGCGGGCTTCGCCGCATCCTCGACCTCGAAGGTCACGGGCACCTCGATCTGCACGCCGCCGGCGACCTCGCTCGCGGTGCGCACCTCACCCGAGACGCGGATGCGGCTGCCGACCGGCACGGGAGCGGGAAAGCGCACGCGGTTGAGCCCGTAGTTGATG
Protein-coding sequences here:
- a CDS encoding AMP-binding protein, with translation MRGHYSDVWQEVARAFGDRPAIVTPTGTMTYERFARDAGALSGHLAQAGLRPGDSVAILLYNRPEYLVTLFACFASAIAPVPLNYRYRAVEVRALLEDSGARVLVYPTSLADVVHDALEGWEHAPQLIVIDDGPSPVPAAGTTWTDAVAAPHELLPTPPDGAELRLYTGGTTGKPKAVVWAAEDILSVQLYSIYGTAGLEVPASMAEVVAVAADPPVTRTLPLAPFLHGTALFTSMNTLVLGGTVLILPSARFDADAAVRFALDERATRLIIAGDAIGLPLVDALERAGVSGFGEVRSIISSGMRFSTQVKRRFHESGDIVITDLLASTEGGPYAVNVTASADDLPGELRLLPGAVVLDEDLQQVQHLDGGRGILAFRGTLPKGYFRDEEKTRATFPVIDGVRHVMPGDWALAHGDGTVELLGRGSSVVNTGGEKVYPAEVEEALLAFPAIGDAVVFGMPDPRYGEVVTAVVVPADGAVIDGDALRTHLDARLAGYKKPRHLVIRDTLERSPHGKVDLPRLKAGLQALVGGVDAPTGTMRIVH